The Falco biarmicus isolate bFalBia1 chromosome 7, bFalBia1.pri, whole genome shotgun sequence genome contains the following window.
CTCTGACTCCTGTAACGTGCTGAGTATGTCATCTTGTACCTCCTAAGGTCTCAAAATAGAGATGTTGTTAATCCTGCACCTCTGTTCACAGAATATTCTTGAGCTGAAAGTCTATGATGAAAATGCAGTCACTAAAGATGACCTCCTCTTCACTGTAGTCTTTGACGTTGCTAAAATCCAGCTTGGAGAAACTGTTTGCTTGACTTTTCAGCTAGATCCAAAGGTGAGGAATAAAACTGCCTTGTTCACAggaaggaaatacatttttggtaTTACCTCCTAAACAACTTCTTGTAAAGCAGTTGTaggtgtgtgtgggttttttcctgttggtttgCACTTCATGTATCCTGTAAAATACCTTCCAAACCTTGTTCAGCAAAGTGGATAAGGTTTACCTCCCTACCTTGGACATAATCCTGCAGGCTTTTACTAGCTTCTCAACTCTCTTAGCAGGGTTTTTCTGACACCAGAGTTCCCTTTCTCCCGCCCCTCTTTCTTGACTCCATTGCTCAAATAGGTTTTATTGGAGATTAAAGACTTCATCGCTGTTGCACAATGATTCTCTGTTACGATTTCTTTTCCTGGGTCCAGCATTTGTGAGTTTGGACATACATGTTGGAGTTTTCACTTTAAAACTGATACCCTGCCCTGTAGTTCTTTTCTGTATActtgaatataaaaaaaaggtCCATGCTGAGGTGCTAAAGCCCATTGATGGCCAATTACTGTAATTATCTCGTTCCTTCAGTTTGCCTGAACATGATGACTTCAACATGGGATCTGGATGTCCGATTTAGATCAGTTTATAGATTTGCTGTTTCACTGACTTTTCTTACAGGATATGTATCTGCATTCAGCTCCACGGTGATATCGACAGGTAGTCTATAGTAACTTGCCTGGTGGCTGGTCAGTGCATTGTCTGTGTTATAGGAGTCATGATCAGAAGAATTGAGAATGCCCTCTGCTCTACAACAGTATCAGTCTTCTGATAATGTTACCTAGAAAAAAACAAGGCTTTAAACAGTTTCAAGCCAACAGTTATTGCAGGCTTAGGACTGCAGATCGCCTGTGTGACTGCCTTACTCTGCTTCACCACCGAACAAAGCGCAGTCAACCTGGGGATTGGTGGTTAAAGAGGCAGGGGGAACACTTTCCAAAATCACTCTTAAGTCAATTGCTTTCACTCGTCTGAGCAAACCCTAGAGCAGGAGGGAAATTCGATTTGAAGACCTGTTTCAGGAGCCAGAATAATCATTGACAACCATAGCTAGtgggaaacaaaaattaattcaaatgcttataataaataaatcttttacaGACACAAGAGACACTGGAGGTGGAGTTTGCATCAGAGAGCATGTGAGTAAAACCGACATGGGACCAAGGAACTGTCCTTAGCAAAAGCAAGCAGTCAAACACACACTAGCATTTAGCATAGTATAGTTTAAAATGCACAGCATCACAGCAACAGCTGGTGTTTATCAAGTTAGTCGCATATTACCTAAAACTCTGTGTTTCTTATCTACCAAGAATCATCTTGGATACTAATTTGTCCCATTATTTGCTGGACAAGGGAGAAGGTTAACAGGAACTGCACCCACTGTGCCTATGACTGCTATTGTTTAccaatatcattaaaaaaataaggaagacaCATTTCAGATGTCTCCCAAAATTAAAGATCAGTGACATGTTTGAGACTATGCTGGGCATTAAGGAACGTATTTAAGGATGTACTTAGGTCGTATTAGTTCtgatagcattttttttctctctctttcagtCCAGTCCCTCCTGAAAAGCTGGTCACTAATGGTGTATTAGTGgtaattttaaactgtttctcTTCTATGTTCATTTTCACACTAGTGATGGGAGCGGTAAATCCGGCAGATGCCCCAGTACCtcactgcaggcaggggtggaggggagagagaggggggtTGGACGCTGACAGCCGCCCTGTTacactgctccctgcaggagGGTGTGTTAGGAAAGGGTGAGCATAGTCCCTGGGGGTACCAGAGACCTgtccaccagcagcagcttgcagcaAGCCTTTTGGTGAAGTCGGAGGTGCTTTCATTGACTTACTGCCTCTGTGTTGTGCCCTCAGGGGACTTCCCTTGGGACCCCCTCATGACCATCCTGGCTCTCCCACCTCCATAGGATGATGCGGAAGTTGCTTTCTTGACTGTCCCTAGCTCACTGTTTGGAGGAGTTAGCACCTGGCTGTTCAGCTGCACCACAGCAAGGGCAGCCCTGGATTTGGCCAACCCAATCAGCCTGCCCTTGGCTGGCTCCAGCACCCTCCCATTCCTGCCCCTGTTACTTCCCCTCCCTTAGCAGTCCCGTCCCCACGGACAGACCACAGCACacagctatttttctttcagctgaaagaatCTTGGCATATTTTCAGAGTGCCAAGGTCTTTCTCTTGACAGCCTATCAAACACAGGGCAGACAGTCTTCCAGACCCCAGGGACTCACGTAGCCAGAGACAGGCAGAAGTGAAGTGACTCAGATGTGGCATGTTATATATGCTTAATTTGCTTCTCATTCATCCCTGCTACAGTCTCGTGAAATTTCCTGCTTGGAAGTCCTGGTGGGCAAGAGACAGATGAAGAAAGAACCTTCAGGTTAGACcttaaattagaaataaaaaaacttattttacagtaaactgaaaatttctctctctctctttttttttcttttttttcttttttttttttttggtcattttctTATCCGGCAATGTTGTTCTTATAATTAGAGCACAGGAACTAGATGGTTAGGAGTATATACGGGATCATAGACCCAACAGCTATAGTGTGTCTGTGCTAACTAACTATAAAAACTGGACTTTGAAGTTAAAGTAAATGATTAGAGTAATAACGAATCATATTAGTGCTGTAAAGTAGaagtaaatacatatttctatCTCAGTAATATAATTTTTGCCTGATTTGGCTGTATGTCTGAGTTCTTAAAACAGCTTCTGGTGTTTTATaagctctttgctttctttttctttcttctttttttgtttgttttcttttttgtcctttccttcttcctggaTAAATAGAGTCTGGGAGCTTTTAAGCGTTGTtgaatgttttatatataaaaatgactTCTGAATGACCATTTAATGTTCTGTTTCTGAGATCATAGTCATTAACTTCTCTGTGTgcttttcacatcttttttagaaaaagactTACTGTTTTCAGTGAAGGGATCCTACGAAGAGAGCCAGACCCTGTTCCTGGGCTCTTCCCGGCAGCCTGTGGGGCCCCTGGACTTCCATTACATCAAGTACAGCCTGTCAGAGCTACACGTGGCTCTAGTGGAgaagaaatctcttttctgcTCGGTATGTGATTGTCTGCTTGCGTAAGCACAATAAACTCATGGTTTCCCATACCTGACTGAGGCAAATGAagagaatttgtatttttaattaaaagtcaTATTTTGTGATCTTCTGCTCGGGAAGAGCACTGTGTGCCGTAAGGCACCTAAATATTAGATGCCAATTTGGAAGCTGCTGAATGGTGACCCCACTTGAAAAAATAAGTTGgagacagtaatttttttttttgtgatgtatACATTAATTATTGTTCTACATTATAATTATATTTCAGTGTACCTCaggtgaagagaaaaaagactgCCCTGCATCCCTCACTATTCCTCTGGATTCACTTCCCTTCAAGGAGAAAGTAACAGTAGCAGAGGTGATTGATACCAACTTTTTAGGATAAATGTGAAGCTATGGACCAAAGATCAGTGGTCCAGTGATCAATGGGCAGGTGTTAATTAGATCAGTGAAGTGGGGGGTTAGATACGTAATTGCTAGTGCCTTTACATTCCTAACAGAGATGGTTATGGATCGGTACATTTTCATATGAACCAAGTAGAATCAAAAATGACAGCCAAATATTTGACAGAGGGGTTTCTGTGACTGATGACTTTTAGCTGGGGGACTAATGCAGGtcaaagcaaatgcaaatgaCGAGGCAAGATGGGGCACACTGGCAGAGCTGATGCTGGTTTTTGCTGTATCCTACTCTTTGTATCTTTGGTATAAAAcgatttaaagaaaataaagtggaGTTGGAGAAGTTTAAAAATTGTATGGATTTTCTGATTGTAATGGCTTTGTGGCTCCAACATGGCTCTTAGAAAAAGTGAGGGGCTTAGATGCTGACTGAACGGTAAGGACATGAAACCACCTCCAGTGcttatattgtattttttttttctaggatgAAACAGTCAATTTACAGGTGAAGTCAAATGACTGGTAAGAAATTCTGTCTTTCGGGTTTTGTGGTTGTGAAAAAAAGATGCTGCCCAGTTTTTTTGCCTTCTTACCTTTTTCTGCAACTAAGGAAGACAGTATTTAGTTGGTGACAATGTTTACCCCTATTTACCCCATGTTAGTTACCCATGTCCAGAAGGTGAACGTTGTTAACTCTGCTGGGCAAAATTTCCTGTTACGCTACTATGCAAGAGTTATGCAAGTTTGGATGGGGAGAATAATCTCTTCTGGCTGAAAAATCCATGGAGCTATGAGTTTAGAAAAATACGTGTTTACAACTCACTTTCCTTACCTGTAAAGAATCCAGACTAtctatatattatttatttatctgtatttataaaCCCTGGAGGTCTTCAGGCAACAAATTCTAGGTATTCCCTTTATAGTATCTATATATGGGTTGCAGTATTTATGTTAGACACTTCTTGAAAAATCAGCATAGCaacaaatacttctttttttttctgtaagacttTACAACTCTTTAActttctcagctttttctctACCTTGTCTGTACCATCTGTGGTGTGCTTTTGTGGGGCCACAATAGCAGCTTTTCTAAGCCTAGTATTAGACTTTGCAACTTGTAAGTACAGGTCTAGACATTAATTATAAATGATCACACACATCCTGTTTAACCCTGGACTTTGTTTGAGGTCAAGAAACTTAGATGTTCGTTTGGAGTTTGATCTGTGTATGCAGGAGAAAATTTTCCTACAGAAACGAAGGAAGTTTGtggcttctgctctgaaaaaagcaCTTCATTTAGAGCAAGACCTACAAGACCATGAGGTATGGGGAGCACCACAGGGACTGGACCATGCTGTCTAACAGGAATGTGTTATGCTTGTAGCCGTTTGCATTATTGTTCCTTAACCAGCCCTACTGTATTCAGTGCCGAATGTAGAGTGTCTTTAGATGAAATGGTGTGAGAGCATGGGTGGTACTAAAGCCACTTGCTACGTTTGCTCAGAAAACAGAATGCCATAAATCAGCATTTCTTCcctgccttctttctttttcatctgtaaaTTACAGACCTGGATAGTTCTGCTGTCTTAGCTGAGCATTCAACCCAAGGCCCCCTATGGTGTTTTATATTACCAGGttttggaggggggaaaacCTAACAGTTAGTGATACATAACACTGACTGATGGGAATGTTTCTTATCACAGACTCTGTCCTCTGGTGCTTATCGTCTCAGCTGCATTGTCACTCAAACAGCACACAGACATTCAACATTTGTCTCTTAGCTGTCTGAGCGAGTTAGGATTTGTATTTGTATGTGTCCATGCTGGCATGGGGATGGTGGGTACTTTAGGGAGGGAACATGGTCTGTGATCAAGCACTTCAGAAATGGAGAAGTTTCCGTtttgagagggtttttttacctgtgCTTTTCCCTTTGTCCAGGACAGCTGGACCAAAGGCATACTAAATGTTACACAACAGAATGGCTTTGGATCCTATAAATTACGTCCCCGCTTACAAACTGATCACATCAGTATATTGTTTAGGGGAAGTACTTCTAACTACTAATCTCAGACTTCTGAACAAGATAATTTTTCTTATAGGCAGGTAAACCCAAATCAGAATACTTTGCTTTGACCTGAAATGCTTGATTTGATTCAGGTTGCTGCTGAGTATTTTCCTTGATGCAGTTGTCTGGAAATGTGTATTGGAAGTGTCATTAGACTCCTCTTCTCTCAGTGGGTTCCTTGGAGGGATTTGTCTTCCTGTAACAGTTTAGATTTCCATGCAATTAGGTTTTGTGGTTCTTCACTGCAATTATATACTCTAGGTACGTTATAGGAAATGTAATCTAGTCGTTATACTTGACTTACAAGAGAGGATGAGTTCTGCTTGTTCTCAGAGTAGAGCTTTCCTGAGATGATGTTCCACTAAAGAAAATGCAGTCTAATATTGAAATGCCTTAAACCAGCAAGTTTTTAGCTGTTTTGGTAAGCCAGCATATAACAATTCAGAATCAAATTGATTGATTTTGATAAAAGTTGTCAAAATTAGGTAATGACAGAAACTTTTagtttcattattattttgctgtgcaaaataccaggttttcatctttttctccccttcttgGGGAACTGGTGAAATGTTGGAATTTCCTGTGGGACAGAAGTGCTGCAGTTTACTCGGGTCTGATCACATGTGCTGGTAAACTAGGTTGTTGCTTACCAGTGCTGTGTTGATGTTCAAACAGGTGCCAGTTGTAGCAGTCATGACAACAGGTGGCGGCACCCGGGCACTGACATCTCTGTTAGGCAACCTGTTGGGTCTTCAGAAGCTGGATCTCTTAGATGCTATTTCGTACATCACTGGGTCATCTGGTTCCACATGGTAAGGAGATCCTGAGCGAAGACATAATTTGCCACCGTTATCATCTGCTGTGTGAGACTCCTGTAAGAGAAACTTACTCTCTTGGTTTTGGTAAAGGTGTACTACTGCAGTCTTGAgcttttttattgctgtattaGGAAAACATGGCCTGAGCCAGCATGTGGTCTAGGCACTGCTTGCGGGGACTGACATTTTCCTTGACCCCTAGCTTCATCTCTAGGATCTTTCCTAGTGAGTGACCCTCACGTGAATCACAGCCTTGTGCATACACCTACAGGACACAGAGGGGTGTTTTGCAAGTCCTCAGGTTTCAGTAGTGATTTGAGGGGTCTTCTGAATCGAAAAATCTTTTCCCTTCAATAATAAACTGAGCCCAAACAGTGTTTTTAATGAACTTCACCTAGTTCATTTGATGTGATCCTTAAATCCAAGTCTAAAAAGTGAAAGCCTCTCAAGCATATGACAACgtacttcctttcttttttcccaggaCCTTGTCACATTTGTATCAGAATGCTGACTGGTCACACAAGGATCTCTCCAGACCAATTGGTGAAGTCCGCAGACATATGACCAAGTGCAAGCTAAGCTGCTTCTCCCTGGAGAGTCTGAAGTACTATCACAAGGAGCTAAAACTGCGGAAGCAAGAGGGATACCAGATTTCTAGTGTTGATTTTTGGGGGCTTCTACTGGAAAAAGCATTAAGTGATGGGGTAGCGTGTCTATGCTTTCCCTAACAGCTACTGAATACTGTTGTGTGGAAAATGAAGCTCCAGTGACAGATGCTAGCTTGAGAGCATTCCAACATTATCCAGCAGATGATTTCTGCTGACTGACAAAGGGGATTTGTCCCCACATATCTCTCAACACGTTAGTGGCCAAGGGATATTCTGTAGAGCAGAAAACCTATGTCTCCTTCCTACCAGTATGAGCATCTGAGCACCTAACAGTAGAGTCCTGCTCTTggtttcttttgctcttttcctccctttgaGAACTTAAATAATTCAGGTAAAGTGGATGCATTTACTGGGAAGAATGAGAGACCGTTGTACCAGTGTCCTACAGCTCACCTGTAGTTAAACAAGCTTATGTGGATGTGCAAATGTTTAGATCACTccttagctaaaaaaaaatgtctgggCACAAAATGAGTGGAGAGAATAAGAAAATGGAGATGGAAACAGTTGTGTACTTTGCTGTAATCTGGCAAGCCCATACACTATGCCAAGAAGGTCCCttggttttgctctttgtttctggtcgcttcacagaaaaacaaccacAGACTCTCAGATGAGCGACAGGCATTGAGTCAGGGTCAGAATCCCTTACCTATCTACATGATCCTCAACATCAAGGAAGACTACAGCCTTTCAGAGTTCAAAGGTGATGGCAAAACTGAGCTGTATCTCAACTTGGTTGGTGTTCAAACGGTCTGCATTCTCAGTTACTGCATGTCCTGCAACCCCTTGCGCTGCTGAACCATGGCATTCATAAACAGTTCCTTTTCCTCCTTAACTTCCTCTTCCATTTCTAGACTTTGTGCCTAGGCTCCGGGAGGAACCCATCTTCTGTGGGGCAGGAGAAATCTGGGGGAGGTGCTTAAGGACAGCCAAGGTACTGATAAGTCAAAGCCTTAGCTCCACATGTGGGGTAACTTAGGCTGACCCTTTTTGGTACAAACTTTGCTTATGTCCTGTCTGGAGAGACTTGTTGGAAGTTCTGAAGGGAACAAGTTTGGGAAACATTACTGAGTGGGTGGCTGAAACTGGCTGAATGATAATGCCTTACCCCGAGGAACGCCAGCCTGTGGTCACACTGCTGACAGGGCTTCTCCTGCACCTGCTTCCTTATCAGTTCAGAGTCCTttctgcagggaggcagggatAGGATTGAGatttaaaagttcattttgtGCCTCTGCAGAGTGGGTAGAGTTCACCCCTTATGAGGTCGGGTTCTTAAAATACGGCGCCTTCATTCGTGCAGAGGATTTTGGCAGCAAGTTCTTCATGGGTCGCCTGATGAAGAAGCTCCCTGAATCTCGCATCTGTTTTATGAAAGGTGATATGCTCCCCTGCAAAAGTCTGAATTGCATACAAATggactttatttttcatataacaCAGATCCTGCATATTGCAGCCAGTGCCCTGCAAATCCAGAACCTTGAGATGCTGGAGAGCACACTGAAGAAGAGATCCCTTcatgctttccattttcttgtgttttcccATTAAGCACTCTGTGCTGACTGCCAGAGGTAGGAGGTAGGCTACAGAGCTAGGTGGGACTGCAGAGCCGCCTTCTGGGAAGGTCGTGCCTCCTTTCCAGTTTTGCAAGGACAGTGGTGTGGTGTGTTTGCACCGAGGTGGCTGGGCAGCGAGCACACCCAGCATGTCCAGTCTGGGCTAAGCTCCGCCTCAGCACCCCAGTTGGGCTGGCGACCCCACAGCCGTGGCCTGTCTTCAGACCGTGTCGAGTCGAGGGTTAAAGCAAGGTTGCCACCTACTGACACAGCGTGTAATGCCCTCCTGGGTGGCGATTAACGCGTACTAGTAGTTACTGTGTGAGTAGTTAAGGACAAAAACAAGGTGTAGTTTGCAGGGGGAGGTAAGGCCTTTGGAAAGAGCAGTGGCTAGAGGAAAAGACTGGATGAGCTTGTGGAGGTACGAGGCCCTCAGGTTTCCAGGAGAAAGGCTGGGGTGTGTAAGAGCTCGTCTGCTATTTTCAGCTCTGTCAGCCTAGTAAAAGATCCCGTCTGTCCTCGTAGTTCTTACTTCAGCGAATACAGGCACCGTGAAAATTCAGTGCAAGAGATGAGGGAAACATTTCTATGTAATTAGGACCAAGCTCTGGGGGACAGCAGCGTCAAATGCACGAGCAGTGTGTAGCTCCTGGAGCTCAGGGAGCTGGAAGGGTTATGGAGCAAGAAGGCACCAAGTGAAGACAGGAGAAGCGAGAGGAGTTGCCTTCTCACAGCCGGCCTAGACAGAAGCTCCTTGAGCTGCAGGGAGATGAGGTTGGGCTCACAGAAACCAGCCAGTAACTACCTGCAGATGAACCCTGGCTGCCAGCTAAGCGTAGAGCCAGAGAGCCCCTATCCGATTTCTTAATTATGTATTTCTAAGGTCTCTCAAGCATGTCCCATTCTTATGGGGAATTCCTGTGAAGCAGAAGACCCTTGGCTTCCTGTCCCACTTCACAAATGAGCcaaatttaaaagagaattatATTTCTGCTACTGAATTATGGAATACATAATTGTTGCATTGTGCACTTCGAATTATTGCATCCTCGGCGACATACGGCTTTTGCAAAGCTGTCACTGGTAGAGGTTGTCAAGGCAAAGCTCCGTGATTCCTTCTCTGGCACAGTCCCCCTCAGGGCCTGCGGCAGAGCTGTGGaggaagaaatgcttttcaAGATCCAAGAGGCTTTTGGAGATTTCTGCACTGAGGAGACATTTTTAGATGTTCTTTTGAAGTGGGAGGGCAAAAGTGGAAGAACTTGCTCTAGCTTACTGCTCTGCAGACTGTGCCAAACTGTGCTTTAACCACTTGAGTCTTGGTGGTTCAGGAGCAGCCTTCAAGCCTTTAGCTGACTATAAGTTTGTATACAACACAGATTGCAGACCAAAGCCTTATTTTATGGGAAACAGTGTGGTTTTGCTCTCTGATGACAGTTGCTTGTAGGACAGAAAATGTGGGTTTGCagtgcaccagcagcagctgtccATGACAGCGAGTTGCAGTGCCTGGGGCCTGGCGCAGCACTGAACACCGCTCAGGTCCCTCTTTGAGGACAGAATGTGAGTTGCTGCCAAAGAACTTCATACAGTTTTTGGTGAGAGTTTGGAAATGTTGAggctttcagaaagctgaaaggttattttttaaaaaggatattttccattaaaatgtcTCCAAAGCAGTTTCCGTGTTCTCTACCATTGCACAGGCCTGTGGAGCAATGTCTTTTCCTACAACCTGCTGGATGCCTGGCATTCATCGGATCCTACGGAAAGGTGCTTACCGAGGTGTACCCAGCACAGGACGGTTGATGTTGGTTGGTTACGCTTCTGCTTCTACTTTACCCACTGTCTTGTGAATGTTTAAGTGAATGTTAACATTCAGGGGCATATAGTGTGAAGgctttttaaatcttaaaactGAGGCCAGTGCTGCActgctcccctccccacaccccgAGGTCTCATGTTGTCAGCTATATCTAATTAGGTTTCCTCTGAATTAATTCACAGCAATGTTATTTCCGTTAGTCTCCCTTGGACTGAATTTATGCAAGTGATGATTTGCCACCAACTATAAAACTACTGAGGTTTTTTAACAGATCATCTTTGCCAGGAGCCTTTCAGTGAACCTACATGTTGTAACAAATGTCTcggtgctgtgttttctgtctgccttGGCAGATGGTACTTTTCTTACATTGCTGTTGAAGGGTTGGATATATCAGTTATGGGGAACTCCATTTCAACTTTCTTAGATCTTGTTGCAAACCTGTGTTCTGCTTAGAGATGCTGGCTGTCCTTCCTGTGTTCAGATGTGGTTAGCGAGTTTGATTTATGGGCTTTCTCATCACTTTCTCCATGTAAGTGTTGCAGAACCCTGAGCTCAGTAAATGCCCGTGATAGAAAGTCATTGTCCCTGTTTTCCAATCACGTGAGGTGCCATTTAGCACAactctttctctgctcttttctgaGCAGAGTATCTAAGTCTCCtgatggcattttttttttttttaaagccaattTGGACTGATTTTGAAATAAGCTGGTCCAGATTCTCAACCTAACCCGACCTTCAGACAGGGAATCCACCTATGACTTCTATCAAGCAGTAGATCACTTTTTCCTGTCCTAGGAAGTTTGTGGCCACTCTGTTTTTCATGGAATATGTTTTGCTGTAGATGGATTTTTGTTATTGTTCCTACTTTGACATTGATTTGATTGAATTTTGCCATGCCTTATTAAGTTCTTCTTTCCTGTAGCTAATAGCAGGtgctttttggtgttttaaGTACTGCAAAGAACTGTATCAGAACAACTTGTTCATCTCCTCTGTCCAGAAGGAGATGAGCCTTCCTCACCAGCCAGGAGCCATGAGTTGGAGACTTACTTAGTCACCCCTGAATGTGGCATCATGGGCATCATTCGGCAGGTCCTGACTGAGCGGGTGATGGTTTCAAAGTTCTACAACTTCCTGAAGGGATTTCAGATGCACAATGAATACCTTCAGAGCAAAAGCTTCTGTATATGGAAAGGTAAACATACctgaatattaatttttgtCCACTCAGGTGGTTCGTGTTTTCATCAGTGAAGGCAGAGGATGAGCAGGCTTTATTattcactttggaaaaaaaattcaagataACTAGTTAAATTTCATCTATTCAAATCAGCTCCAAAAAGTCCCTTGATTCCAGGGAAGGGCAAGTATTGCTCATCAGGGATGGAATAAGAACAGCATGAGAAGTGAAGGAGCTCTTGTCTCCTTATCTTGGACAGGTTTGTCTTTTCTGTGTCAAGGCTGGGCTCCTATAGTGTGGCAGAGTCTTGTAAAGGAAGAGTAATGGGGAGACAAGGCATTTTTCACTCCCGTATTAGCCAAACAACAGATATATTACTTCTTCAGCAAACGACTCATcgtaagtattttcttttagataCTGTACTAGAGAATTTCCCCAACCAGCTGACAGAAACTGCAGAGTTCATGTGCCTGGCAGACACGGCGGGATACATCGATATTAGCTACCCACCGCTTATGAGGCCAGAGAGGAAAGTGGATGTTGTCCTACACTTAAACTACTCTTCTGGATCGCAGACATTGGTGCAGTGACCACTCTATCTTCTTTGATAATAACTGCTGTCTTTTATCCTTTTTAGCCTTCTTTAACTCCTAAGGAGtcagaataattttatgtaGAAGAAACTGGTTCTGGGAGAAAAGGATTCTTGGTGTACAGCTCCCATTCTGTAGATGCCTAGGTCTGTCACTGATGCTGGTATACCATGGCAGATCCCCTAAGGAGAACAGAAGTAGTACCAGTTTTCTATATCCTTTATTGTAATTTCTAAATCCTTTATTGTAATTAACCCTCTGATAGGTAAATACTATCTCTTAGACCTGTGTGCTCCTGGGATCTCAGTACTGCTGTCAACACTATTCTCCATATGGAGTGTTTCTCTGGAAACAGTACCACCACTGGtgaacttgttttgtttgtcttgtgGTAGCCATCTAAAGATATCCACATACAGTTGAATTAGAAGTAATTTGTCCATTTGTCTTTAGAACAgtaactggattttttttttctaaattgtgGAGCAGAATTGTCCTTTGATGCCTTATCTGCTGTTTCAAATACCAGCTAATAACCTGGTCTATAATTCCTGTTACTAGATATGGATAAGACAGAAGTTCCTGAAGACTAGAATTTTTGTATTTGCCACAGATTCAGGAACAAAAATCCTATTTTCAGAATGACTTACACACCCGTGAGCttaaattaacatttcagtCAGGACAGTGTTTGCTCCCAGATGCCTACATCACTTTTCACAACCATCTTAAGGCATCTGAGACAGaggctttaaaatatttcatgccAAGTCAACCAAATGTTTGTACCTTTGTGAATCCATGTTTTAAAATGGTACCATTTCAGATTCCTGTCTGTTCTGCTCATTTCTGGGTTTTCTCCAGTAAGGGGCTTGTTTCTGTGTCCTAGGAGGCTAGGCTGCCCTCACCCACAGCCATGAACATCTTATTTGTGTTTCAGATaaaggtggaggaggaggaggaggaggaggaggaggaggtaggaCAGCAGTCAGGAGTGCAAGTTGGAGGCTGGGTCCTGAACTGTTG
Protein-coding sequences here:
- the LOC130152376 gene encoding cytosolic phospholipase A2 epsilon-like; this translates as MEKLGFAVSVTASQQCRGSGRGRREPAGWARLEPREEPRPARPGPARGTHGPPRRGQRLKGKRSGRSSCGGGAPGACAGSTARPGGTRGGGREARPAPQQSCLRRGGRPPLPSHPIPGQGVPGGAVTRGRPAPEWLRAGPAARRGEAAAEGLLCPGGSPPGQGTSVRRVPPRGRGGGGSLAGTDGSPGPAPCGRRDRGSEAEPGKKSEECPCCSLAVKIIRMRNLRKADLFSQTDCYVSLALPTASAETVRTKTVKNCRDPVWNETFFFRIQSQVKNILELKVYDENAVTKDDLLFTVVFDVAKIQLGETVCLTFQLDPKTQETLEVEFASESIPVPPEKLVTNGVLVSREISCLEVLVGKRQMKKEPSEKDLLFSVKGSYEESQTLFLGSSRQPVGPLDFHYIKYSLSELHVALVEKKSLFCSCTSGEEKKDCPASLTIPLDSLPFKEKVTVAEDETVNLQVKSNDWSRNLDVRLEFDLCMQEKIFLQKRRKFVASALKKALHLEQDLQDHEVPVVAVMTTGGGTRALTSLLGNLLGLQKLDLLDAISYITGSSGSTWTLSHLYQNADWSHKDLSRPIGEVRRHMTKCKLSCFSLESLKYYHKELKLRKQEGYQISSVDFWGLLLEKALSDGKNNHRLSDERQALSQGQNPLPIYMILNIKEDYSLSEFKEWVEFTPYEVGFLKYGAFIRAEDFGSKFFMGRLMKKLPESRICFMKGLWSNVFSYNLLDAWHSSDPTERCLPRCTQHRTVDVEGDEPSSPARSHELETYLVTPECGIMGIIRQVLTERVMVSKFYNFLKGFQMHNEYLQSKSFCIWKDTVLENFPNQLTETAEFMCLADTAGYIDISYPPLMRPERKVDVVLHLNYSSGSQTLPLEEASKYFLKQGIPFPKIHLSEEEKKNLKECYIFEDTETPEAPTVVFFPLVNDTFRKYKEPGVERSPAEMVQGNVDVSSIFSPYCLNSFTYTEEEFDKLVELTSYNIQNNKHLILQALNSAIEQKRQHRK